The nucleotide window GGCCTCCACCAGCCGGTCCATGGAGGTGGGGTTCTCGGGGTCGTCGAAGGCGCACACGTCCGGGGGACGCACCAGGAGGCACCCGTAATAGCTCGCCACCTTGAGGCCCGCGAGCTTGCGCGTGACCTTCTCGCGCACGGCCTCGAGCCCGACCTGGTTCACATAGAAGTCCACGGAGTTTCGGACCTCCAGATCGTCCTTGATCCGGCCCCGGAGCTCGCCCTCGATGCGGGCCTTGAGCTCCGGATCCTTGTGGAGGTGGTGCTCGGCGGACTTGAACCGGTTGAAGCACGCCGCGCACGGCACCATCACGTCGAGACCCCGCTTCTGGGCCGCCATGAGATTGCGGGCCGGCAGGGCCACGGAGAGCTCGAAGTTGGTGGCGTGGGCCGAGCTCGCACCGCAGCAGGTCCAGCCGTCCACCTCCACCAGGTTGACCCCCAGGGCCTTGCTCACGGACTGGATCGATTGGTCGTAGCCCTTGGCCGTGCCGTGCATGCAGCAGCCGGGATAGTACGAAACGTTCAAGGAATGTCTCCTCTAGCAGGGTGCCGAAAAACGCCCTCCTGGGCCTTTTCGGCTACGGGTTCTCGGGGACGGCCCCTTCGAACCCTGCCGAATCGGGGGGGGGTT belongs to Thermodesulfobacteriota bacterium and includes:
- a CDS encoding CoB--CoM heterodisulfide reductase iron-sulfur subunit B family protein encodes the protein MNVSYYPGCCMHGTAKGYDQSIQSVSKALGVNLVEVDGWTCCGASSAHATNFELSVALPARNLMAAQKRGLDVMVPCAACFNRFKSAEHHLHKDPELKARIEGELRGRIKDDLEVRNSVDFYVNQVGLEAVREKVTRKLAGLKVASYYGCLLVRPPDVCAFDDPENPTSMDRLVEALGAEAKPWSFKTDCCGGALTVARTEQVVRLVDRLVTMAREAGANCIVTACPECMANLDMRATQGMPIFYFSELMGLAMGAPDAGKWLKFHHVDCMPLLRQVGIFL